The Tachysurus vachellii isolate PV-2020 chromosome 19, HZAU_Pvac_v1, whole genome shotgun sequence genome segment CTggtaataataatgtcatttaaattTACAGGCCATGATTCCTAGGTTACTTAAGAATTAACACTAGTAAAAGTGAGCAATTGTACAAACACGCTACTCACGAGGCCGTAAGCGTGGAGTTCAGCACCAGTGTGGTGCGTATTTTATATAGCTGTGCCACTGTGAGCTTCTTGTGCTGCTGTGATTTCTTCCCACTGCCCAGGTCATCCTCTGAAGCACCACAGGTCTCCTCGTGAGATCTTGGAGGTGTAATTTCTCCGTCTGAGCCGCTGCGGTCCTTTAcgtctttctttttgtcctttttgtagTTGCGCCGCCTCAGTGTGTTCCTGAACACATAAGACGGCAAGCTGTGTGCCAGTCGCTCGCTCTGCGTTCTCTCTGTTTCTATCTGGTGAGACGGTTCTGTGTTAGCTATGCTCAGTTCGGTTAGGCTCTTGCTGTGTGCCAGCCCTTCTGCCCACTCCAGACCCAGCTGGTAAGGGGCATCTGAGCCCCGTGCAACGTCTTCGCCTGTGCCCTGCGTGTCCTCCCCATTGACCCGCTGCAACAGATTGTCCTCTGAATGAGACTTATTTTCCAGCTTCTGAAGACAATGCATGCGAAACTGCACCGGTGGACGCCGCCTGGGTTTCAGATGGGATGCCACTGAGACTCGAGAGTCTGATGAGCTCCGGTCATCAGACTCTTCgtcttcttcatcctctttctcttcatcctcCACTGCTACCGCTCCACTGTCTCCCTCAGTCTCCTCCTGTTCGCTCGAGGGTGTCTGATTTTGCAGATCCAGGAGCAACTCAGGGGAAAGTGTGCCATAGGCACTGTCCATAGACAGACTGCGATGATCTGGGTCAAGGTCGGAGCCCTCTGGGGCATGCTGGGAAGGCTGAAGCTCGACGCTGCTGGGGAGGGAAGATGGTAGTGTGTCAGAATCAGTTTGTAGATCTGAGCATGCTCCTGAGTCCTCTGTTTCCATCACGGACAGCGTCTCTGTGGAACCGTCCGAGTTCCTGAGGTGAAAAagacaattcatttattttactcagTTGATGCTATTCAAAGGTCCACAAATTCAAACTAAGACTATTTAGCAAACAACTAGAAAAACTTATTTACTCACATTAAAATTCATGGAATGGACAATAGAAGGACAAAAGGTTTAATGGTACATCATGGATTACTGGTGCTAAGGGTTCAACCCAAATAAGACCACAAGAGGGCAAACATTTTAACCCACTGGAGAAAAGCATACCCTGTGTTAAGCTGTCCTTTACTTCCAAGGCGTGGAGAGCTGGCAGTTGAGTTACTGCTCTGTTCAcctccatcctcctcctcttctttcacCAGCATTGGTTTTTGTCCAGCCTGGTGCCGTCGAGCCTCCTCACAACGAAGCCGCTGTAGCTGGGTCTGAAGAAAGACGAGAAAAGAAAAGTCAGTGGATGTGCATGTCACTGATCAATCAAATACTATCTCAAATTATGTAATAAAGTAGCAGGATGGAAAGACATTCTGTAAGTACAAACCTTCACAGTGCTGATCGTGTCGATCCAAGCTCGCCCCTGGGGGGCGCTGTTGGCCTGGAATGAGTAGGCAGCCACAGCACTTTTGAACTCATTGAGGTATATGAGAACAAAAGAACCTATGGGGAGAATAACATTACATTAAGAAACCATTAGAAtatacattcattttcagtagaTTAACATCGtttttgcacatttatgcaATTGTCCAGTTGACTAATCACATGGAAGCAGTGCAGTGTCTACGATCATGCAGATCACATGTTGGTCACATTGTGTGAACTCATTGAACTAATTTTTTCATCTCCCTTTGGTTGTTGGTGCTAGAAGGGCCAATCttagtatttcagaaactaatCGAGCATGTACACAGACCAGGCAACATTTTCCTAATCTACAGCTATCTGGTCCCATGAGCCTGTGCCTTCTGTAGCCTCAGACTCCTGTTTATTTCTGActggagtggaacctgatgtggtctttttTGTGCATTCTGAAATGTGTTTCTGTGGTTATTTGTGTTAGCGTAACCATCCTGTGACCGCTCTCCCTTTTTTCATTTACACACCATTCGGTGCAACCAAACTAATTGCATGAATGCGCTGGTGTACAATGTGCACAACAATTGTAATTCAGTGATTGTTTTAccaaatgtgtgcgtgtgtgtgtgtgtgtgttaacctggATCTTTGAGCTCCTTGCACACAACGTTATGAAGAAGGAGGGGTTGCCGAATCACTTTCACCTTCTCCAAACGCTTCACGGGCTTCGTGATGAGCAAGAGGTCGGTGAATAAGAAGCAGTAGACTTCCATCTGAAGAGTAGACACACATTAGCAATGTCAGCATGCGTTGTTCACTATGATATGCACGTGAGGAGCTTTCAAATTCAAAGGATATCGGCGGCATCTGCTCACCCTGCTGTCTTTGCCTTCTTTCATACGTAGTGCTCCTTCTAGGAGGAGCTGCCTGGTCTCCTCTGGAGAGACGTCAATCATAGGCGCCGTCAGGTCCATGTGGTTAAACTCTTTCAGGATCTGAGAATGGAACATGATTTCATCtagatgttttgttttggtcGAAAATAAATTCATCAGATTTTCTAATAAAAGTTTTGCTTCCTTTATTTTTGAGCATGCAAGTTGGTTGTGTGTAcccataaatattaaatataatttaatacatgAAAGTATTCTCCAACAATAACTGATGAAATGGATTGTTGAATAGAAAGCTGTTCTCACCCTCTCCACCTCCTCACTGGCTCCCTCCACTGCCTCGTAGGTCTCTACTCGAGCTGAAGTGGCCGCCAGCTTCTGCCGCTCCTGCCTCTGGCGCATCTGAGAGTCCACACTGTTGATGAAGCTCTCGACGCATGCCACCTGAGCGGCAAACACACAAACGTTCATGAGACCGATCGCATATGAATAACAGTCTAGCATATAAGTCTAGTGACATTCAGGACACAAGCCTGTCACAAACCCTTTAAGGTGGTATATAACGACCCCTCACCATGCTCAGGAGCAAGTCTTTTGCTGCAGGATCATCTGTTTTCTTCAGGATGGTTTTGAGCAGCAGGGGGTATTTGGTGAGTCTCTGGTGTGGCTTCGCCAGCATGTCGGTCAGTTTCAACCGATTGCACTGCTTGTTTCCCTCAGCCCACTGTACGCAATAAGCAGAAGGGAAGATTATattaaggatttaaaaaaaaaaatacctgaaaGAAGAAATTTAGACTTGACAGTGCATCTGGATTATGTACGTAAGTCTGTGTAATTGTAGTTTACAGATAAAGGGACCCCTGGCAGCACATTTATTAGCATACAAGAACTCACTGTGATGTAGATCCTGTAGAGCTCGTTGTCTCTCAGCTGTGCGCGCATATACTCCATACAGCTCTCCTCCTCCATGCAGTAGCGCATGTAGGGCTGAAACCTGGatgcaaactgcacacacatcaTGGTAACATTAACACCATCATACTTgatgtatataaatacagaatatcaatttatttttctctctctcatttttttttttttataaatctgagcatttgagggttgagggccttgctcagaggcccagcagtagcaAGCTGGGTGAAAAAGGAGATTTGAACTCTCAACCTTGTGATCAGTGGCCCAAACCCTTAACCATtaagctaccacatgccccacATACCATATTGTATATACTGGGATTTAATGACTCCATGGTAAATTACGCCACAATTGTTTAGAATAATTCCCCGTACAAGTTCCTGTTAATGAGTTGCTGCTATATAAATGATACTGTATTAGAAAGAGCACATTAATGTACACCTGTGATTAGAATGATAACTGCCACTCCTGTCAGTGCTGCTGTAATCTAAAATTAAATCAACACCCTCCGACCAAATTTCAAACCCCACTGTTgtataataactaataactgaACCCGACTCAATTACTACGCTCATATTAGTAATAATTCACATGACCAGGGCAACACAAGGGCCCGGAATCATGATAGTACACCAATGTTCTATGGAGGGTGCTGTGCACATTTAAACTCATAGGTCACTCAGCATAGACTCACAGTCTGGAAGCCCGGGAGTAGATCGGTTGGATCGAGCAGGCTCCGGTCTTGCCGAGCTTTTTGCAGCGCAGGTACCATGACCTGACTCCACAGTGCTGTGTGTACTCGCACCAGGTCTTGGATGTTATTGAACAGCTTGGCTGGTTCCACTTCATTAAGGAGGCCACAGTCCTGCAGGTTTAGCAGGCCACACAGAAAAAGCTGcaacacagaacacaaacatcATTTCAGCATAGAgctcaacacaaaacaaaaacacggcAAAAGGAAACACATGGGCTTTGATTGTctagcaataaaaataaataaataaataaataaataaaaagtaaagggGGGGTCTTGTACGCACTTAATTTGTTACTACTACCCTTCAGTGAACTTTGATTAAAACCAAAGATGGATCTGTGTCAAGAAAACAGTGAAACTGAAAACATAGAAGTAAATCTGAACCTACATCAGTGATGACCTTCAGCTTCTTGATGTAGGTGGCTTCAGTGTGCAACAGTTCCCATATCGCCTCTTGCTGGTGGAACTGCCGCCTGCTCAGAGTCTGCAACACATGACTTCTGTTAAACCCTACATTCAACTCACAATGTCAAGAACAACCTGGCAACCTGGGAAACCCTTCATGTAGTAAATCTTCTAGTATACATTTCTGAAAATGACAGACCTTCCAAAATTGAACTATATGTTTCTCTTGTATCTCAATCAGAAAACTCCATTTAAAAGTTCACTTCCTTTAATTTCGAACACAtcctgtctttttttgtctgttttccagaatttaaaaatatcaGAAGGCTTTTGCCTGATCGTTATTTAAAACAACtaccaaagaaagaaagaaaaatgcatgaGTGTTCATCTATtttgcatatatgtgtgtgtgtgttacctctgggttctccagcaGCCCCTGCCAGCTTTCCTCTAGTGTCAGGTCTGGCTCCACTTCCTCCTCTTCCCAGGAGTCATGGTGGAACGAGAGTTGTGGATGCATCTTAGGCAAACCATGGCACGAGTACACCTGTAGTTTACTGTTGAGCTGCTCCACACGATCCACCTCCTAGTTTGCAGACATACAAGGGCAGTCACGGTTACAGGTCaagttataaaataattaaattaaaaagttatTAACCTATCATAGCAACCTGTGTGGATTTCTGTTCATGAATTAACAAAGACTACCCCTGTAGTTTATGGTACCTTACAAGTATTCTTTCTTTCTGGGCCATCATTGTTGTATCTGTGCACGTCTGAGGGCTAATGGCTAATTATTCAACTGTCCAATTTTGAAAGGCTTAATTACTTACAAAAGTGACTTGGCACTTTTACACAATAGAGGGCATAAACAAAGCCAATAAGCTGACCTAACGTCAGTGATTGGCCCTGTCTAACCCTTGCTTTGAGCTTCCAGGTCCCTTTGGGATGTGAGGTCTGTCCCTTTCTTGTCAGTCTGGGCTTTAGAGGGAAAGACAGTGTTTGCAAATAAGCCAAAAGTGACAGCTGAGTGACAGCGACTGCCTCATCCTGTCACACATCTGTTACATGCCTGCCCCCGTGGGACGTGACAGAGGGTGGAAAACGTTAACTGATACACAGAAGCCTTGTTCTTTTCAAATAAGCATCTGCTTAGTTGTTTTTGAAGCTTTCTGAGAAACTGCCATCATTTTGGACATTAAAGTATGTTCCCCTCACATACTGACAATCACTCCTCTTCATTTCTCTGTCCTGCTCTCGTAATTTAGCTTTAGGGAAAGGTGATACCACGTATAAAATGGGAATCCGGGGTCCTCACCTTGTAAGAGGGAAAGAAGAACCCGCTAAAGCGGCTAGCACTGCGGTTCTTGTGTTTATCGTAACCGGAAAGGGCCATGGTCGGAAGAGAACCACCGAGCTGAGCCAAGGAGTCTGGAGATGGGATGTTGGCATCACCCAGGAATTCGGTCATGTTCTTCCGCCGACGTGCGTGAACCTGACCCTGAGCAAGAGAAAGACAGCAAGAGAGTAagaaaaagagcaagagaggaagaaacagacagacatctaGTGTTGAAATTTTCTGCAACTTTATTTTCCCTGAAGAAGTCATAGGACGGTTATAATGAAAGCTTAGAAAGATGGAGTGAGGGGAATTTATAATGTTTTCATAGATGAGCTCACTAATAATATCAGGTGAATTTCATTAAAGGCTCAACGAGGGTGGTGCTGAGGAGGGCGCGTGAAAGGAGGATTTACAGAATATATGCTATTAAATgataaacaagacaaaacaaaaaactgatgATCCATGGAGCAGAAGCAAGCAGTATACATATAAAGCGGCAATGTAGCGGCGTCTATTAAACAATTACATCAACAGCAGTCGGATATCATAAAACACCTTCCTGACTAGCCACACAATAGGGTAGGATATACTGTCATTTCCTCATTACTTCATCTTCGGGGATGAGGAAAGATTCCTTAAACAAACTGGAAATAGCCTTCCATTGTCCGCACACCGTATTGTTCTCCTATCATAGAGCATAGTCACGCGTCACACACTCGTCCAGTTGTAATCTTCATGAGGACCAGTGAGCTAAACAAACATTTGCTGCGGCTATTGCCGTAGGTGCTCTGCAAAAACAAAGCTAATGACCTCCAGTCCCCAAAGCTTGTGGAATTCCACGGCCCACAGTGACATCCCCTACTAATGACTTCCAACATTCCAAGTAGGACTCTGGCATTTCTGGGGTTAGGACTCAAAACAGGAAACCGGTGGAGATGAAAAACAATGATACCTTTCGAatggaatgatggtgtttgcAGTGTGCGACCTATAGAATGCATACTCTCCGGTTTCACTAGCAGATTATGATGGTATGGTATTAAATATGATCTAGCATCTTTTCAATGGGCACAGCAGAAAAAGTAGTATGCAAAACTACTAGAAGAAATTCTCAGCACAAAAATTAAAAGGTTTGATTTCTGAAAACAAATTCCCTGGTTTTTCCATAGTCAGGCACTCTATGCATTATTTCTTCAATTGGTTGAAATCTGCGATTGCTTCAGTCACCCATAACTTTGATGGAAAAACAGAGCTGATGAATAATACAAGTGCCATGCTaaaattctattctatattTAGAGCTGTGGCACCAGGGGCACTGAAGGCAGACACCGATAAAGCTTTGATGAGGGGATTTCTGTGGATTCTGGAGCAAGAGGATGAGGACAGGAACACAGATGGCAGGATGTGTcaaggagaaagaagaggaaggaCTGCTGGTGGCGAGCGTAAAGGCTACCTCCCGCAGGCTGGAAGGGCTACGGTGATATTGGCTTAAGACCGATTTACACCAAAAAACAGACAATCCACAGTTCACAGAACTAGACCAgatgaaaaaagtgaaatgaaaaagaatcatgctatatgaaaaaaaaaaataataataataataaatacttagCCGGCAAGACTTTTGTGATCAAGGATGGAAAGAAGCGAATTATTTATGCATTAACTTGCTACATGCGGCAAATTTCCGCCCCGTACCGCTTTGATATTTTAGTACACATCTACTTAGGATTTAAAACAGCATGACAGTTTCTCAGAGATACTGAGCTCTACTCACCGCGGAAGAAAACGGCATGTCAAAGGAACTGAAGACCATTGTAATCCTTCAAACAGCTTCACAGAGTTTGGCCCATAGCAGAGCCAGCCgatgctctttctctctctctcttgctcaacCCTCACTCTTAACCTCTCCTTCTTTCACTCCTATACACTCATAAACCTGTGCTGTGCCACCATAGCAGCTGCAAGGACAGCAGTACAAGTCTCTGCCAAGAAAAAGTCTGGAggtgggaaagaaaaacaaaaggtcTCCCTAGCTCAAACACCGTCGCTTCTGCTTCCTTTGTTTTTGATGGAGTTCCTCAAGGCTCGCAAACAGGATCACTACAGCTCTTGATCCCCAACGTCCTTGTTGTCCGGTTGTGATTGAGACTGCTTGGCTGCATACTAAGGAGGAGTGCTCTAGCGTCATAGCAACGAGGAGGATCTCGTCCTGTTTTGTGTGAGCGGGAAGAAAGAGGCATGGCTTGCGAAAGCCAGAAGGCTAATGTGCATACGAGGGCACACCCACATGTTTGTTTGGAGGGTACACCCACATGTTTGTCTGAACTCCTTggacaaatctctctctcaactcGGATTCGTTTCAAATTAGAGCGCGTCACTGAGCTTCCTTAACAGTCGCAGCATCTGTTGCAAAGATATCCTCTCAGAACTGTCTAATACAGTTATTACGCTCTGAATTGAGTAACGAACACGTTCTGTTGATTTACCCAAACAGAAAAGAGTTGGCAGTTAACAATATTCCGGGTAACAAGAGTAGAAGTGGATGAACATTATTTCCAACATGATATTATGATTACAGTGTTTTGCTGAATCGATGATACTGGTCTCAGTTATTTAGTTCAAGTAAGTACTAAAAGTTTCTCCTAATCTCAGTGCCTCTTAGCAGAGGGAAATGACCTCTGAAGTACATGGGGGAAAATCCCAAACTACAGCACATGCAGCTTTCTTGCTTGtacttgagataggcacatagCGCACTTTATCCACTCAATCTCATCATGTCTATTGTTCACTCAAATGCAACCGCTTGTTCACTATTTTAGAAATGCCTGAATGTTCCTAGCCTGTAGACCCAAGCCCAAACACGGCCTGCTAGCCAGAGACCTAACATTCGAGTCCACTCACCTACAGCATGATTAAAGACATCCTGACCTCTTAGGCTTATCTTGACAGCTGCGGGAGTATAAATGATCCGGCATCTCCTACATCTCAGGAATTTCAAATTTGCCTCACCattttaataactaaataactaaatggTTAGTCACCGAAAATTCcctgaaaggatttttttttttttgcaattcgCAAATTTTCAGCAGTCTTTGATCAACAACAAGGAAACCTGTAAAGTAATAACTTCCATAGACCCCCTCaaccaaaacataaaaaaatcctcCTGTCCTGTGCCTTCCACCAAACACAGGAAACTTcccagaaaaagaaacagagaaaaacaagtCTCCAGTTTCACTTTTTGTTCACAAGTTTCCAGCTAGCCTTTAGATGTCTAGCCTTGACTGTGAACAACAACCAGGTTTCAGGGCCAGCACCACGCACTGCCATTAGTCAAATGCACAGGTAAAAACAAAGAGCTATTGAGACTACAGCATTGCAGATTAATCAGTGATCAAATACAGTGACATCCTGGAGGAATCTTATCACCAGGGATAGATAAGCCTGCGTCCCAACAGAAGGCTCTGAATATGTCACCAGGTCTGACACTACTCTGGTCTTTCCATTACATACACATTCTATTTCCATGACATACTTCCTGTTATTGAGTATTGGCACACAGGTAATAAATgtggaagacaaaaaaaaaaaaaaaagggggaattCTCCAAATTCTCGGAAACGGACGCGCTGGGTGAAATCAAGTTTTTGCTAACGACAATCCGTATAAGACACAACCAAACAACTGAACAACAGACCTTACCTCATTTTGTGTAGAGGGTGGTTGTGGATCGGGCAAGTTCTCAGGGACCATGTGGAGCAAGTCCCAACTTCTCCAGGAAGTCAGGCGACCAAAACGCACCATTAAAATGACCAGAGCCCAATCTAAAGACTTCTCCAAGccccaaataaaacaaagcactgaaccaaaatgggtcaaaaaccaaatatttaaactaaaaaaaattctgcattatgtctataagcaaaaaaaaaaaaccccaaccaAAAACAGAGCTCTTCAGAGAAGGACTCTAAGCTCTGTAGCATCACTGTCACTCCTGGAGTCAGAGACCATTGAGTACCTCCCACCTCTAGCCACTCTCTatactttatctctctctctctctctctctctctctctctctcacacacacatttacatacagttaTAACGTCCTCAGAGTGCTTGCTTAGCAAATGCTGAGCCCTCCCCCCCTCAGGGCTGAAGAACAGCAGACCATGCGTAATTGCTTATCAAAAGAAAAAGTAGTGTAAAAAACTGTCAGCGATGCGCAAACTCTGGACCGTGAAATCCTTACAGTGGAGTTGTATCTTTCAGTGACCGAATCAGACGGTGcggaaaaacaaaaatccataGCGTTTGATCAGTCAGTCACAGAACACAGGATTAGTGCTTTACTTTAATTAACCTCAGAATCCAATCTAGAGAACAGCTGTAGTCACCTGGATTAAAGGTTTCATCGAATTTCTTTATGcaaattgaaaaatattttagaaacacCATTCATATTCAGAATTGGGATGGATTTTAACAGGATTTCATACTAAGAATAATATCAGAATGTAATTATATTCGTTCTCAAtgttatctctcttttttctctaaaAAAGACGGGACATGTGCGTCTTGTGAGTTGTGTATTCTTTGCTTGTCGCTATTGTCTCATCTCAGGGGGCTGATGGTCTGAAACTAATTGCATGATAATGAGGTTAAACTCGGTGCAAACCAAAGCATCAGACGGCTGTGGGCTCTGGGGAAATGGGCTGCGATGTGCTCTGAAAATGAATGTGCTCTGTAGGGAAGCACACTTTGTAAAGTGTGAACCATTTGCTGCCTTCTTTTCATCCAAAATCAGTCACGAGATATCATGAgacaataaagacaataaatagtaccAATACGGAACAGATACGGCATGTggcaacatttaaaataaaattaaaaatttaaattaaaaatagaaatggaCAGATAGATATCCAGTTAAATCGTTTAAAGCTCTGACCACATTTCATTGGACAATTCAACAATCAACATACATAGATAAGAGAGATACTGGTGAGGCTGTTTATTGTTGTTAACTTGTATCTTGGATCCACCACACCATTTAATCTAACAATAAACCATTCAAATGCTCAACACtttgtacattaataaataaaacattgtaatagttgtctgtggtatgagcagaataacacacaccagGCTGTGCTGCTTAACAAACATAATGTGTTAATGCTGACATAAGTTCTctctttcatattttttccataTAAAAGGTGTTAAAGTATtgaaaaaaattgaattgaaaaaccTACTAAAGCCCAAGGGACCTAAACCCAAGCCACAATGCTCTTGTATTtggatattgtttttttttttttaaaaataaaccactCGGTCTATCTTACATAAATACGACATTATGAGATGAATAAGAAGCCTCCAGCTCAGGCTTCTTCTTCACTCAAATATTACCGTAGGATTTTTTCCCTTTACTCAGTAACGCTGGACTTGATCTCTCATGTAAAACTCACTTTCATGTAAACCTTCTGACGATCTAttcttacaaaataaaagtaaccAGGAATACAGTTTGGTATCTGCTATACCCCAGTTCAATATCTCTCCCTCTATGTTCACTTCTGCCTCTTGGGTTTCCAAACAGCACAGATTTATTCAATTAGAAGAAGGACTATCTTCACAATGTCCATAATCCATTATAACAAACCAATAAGGAAAATATATGTTTGAAGAAAAAGTATTCATGCTCTTCAAGGCATGgatctatttctatttctggcTCGATAGCCTGAGGAGTTGGATGTCCTTTGGCCAGCGTCATGCGCTCTGTATCTCTGCATTAAACAGGTAGACCGACTGCCCGTCCGTGCCTAAGTGCTCCAGCTAGATCAGCTTATATAAGAGTGGGGCTGGAGTTTTAAtctgattgatcagaaggtgTAGATTCATTTTAGTCATAGGGTTATATTCAGGTGATCGTTCTGATACGTTGTCATTTCTACAGTAAGCGCTTACACAGGGACTTCCACTTGACCTAATTCTAGTGGCAAATGTATGGAAACATTTAGGTAAGGAGTCTTTACAGGACAGAGGACTTTACATTTTCCTTTACTCTGTACAGATAGGATAACTGAAACCAACTTGGCTAG includes the following:
- the plekhg5b gene encoding pleckstrin homology domain-containing family G member 5 isoform X2 — protein: MVPSKWTMNTALHHKSPPRSWLGIRLRLNEKAAQEEECVECQHPDCTERRRASKVCHHPGCQDLNNKSPLHLCESCDSRCHSDETDSMHFDRHPRFDLQPQSSILARNVSTRSCPPRTSPPSDLDEEEESGTEKGERKVGPMKIRKKPRRRYTDDPTKECFTLKFDLNVDIITEIVPALKKKTLREVLGPVFERKGVELSRVDLFLDQSNTPLSLSFEAYPFGGHYIKVKARPGDELKVEKEVKESSTLPNMKISVGGSPYILNPSHDKVEHGSLTHQESVDLLGQVHARRRKNMTEFLGDANIPSPDSLAQLGGSLPTMALSGYDKHKNRSASRFSGFFFPSYKEVDRVEQLNSKLQVYSCHGLPKMHPQLSFHHDSWEEEEVEPDLTLEESWQGLLENPETLSRRQFHQQEAIWELLHTEATYIKKLKVITDLFLCGLLNLQDCGLLNEVEPAKLFNNIQDLVRVHTALWSQVMVPALQKARQDRSLLDPTDLLPGFQTFASRFQPYMRYCMEEESCMEYMRAQLRDNELYRIYITWAEGNKQCNRLKLTDMLAKPHQRLTKYPLLLKTILKKTDDPAAKDLLLSMVACVESFINSVDSQMRQRQERQKLAATSARVETYEAVEGASEEVERILKEFNHMDLTAPMIDVSPEETRQLLLEGALRMKEGKDSRMEVYCFLFTDLLLITKPVKRLEKVKVIRQPLLLHNVVCKELKDPGSFVLIYLNEFKSAVAAYSFQANSAPQGRAWIDTISTVKTQLQRLRCEEARRHQAGQKPMLVKEEEEDGGEQSSNSTASSPRLGSKGQLNTGNSDGSTETLSVMETEDSGACSDLQTDSDTLPSSLPSSVELQPSQHAPEGSDLDPDHRSLSMDSAYGTLSPELLLDLQNQTPSSEQEETEGDSGAVAVEDEEKEDEEDEESDDRSSSDSRVSVASHLKPRRRPPVQFRMHCLQKLENKSHSEDNLLQRVNGEDTQGTGEDVARGSDAPYQLGLEWAEGLAHSKSLTELSIANTEPSHQIETERTQSERLAHSLPSYVFRNTLRRRNYKKDKKKDVKDRSGSDGEITPPRSHEETCGASEDDLGSGKKSQQHKKLTVAQLYKIRTTLVLNSTLTAS
- the plekhg5b gene encoding pleckstrin homology domain-containing family G member 5 isoform X1 — translated: MVPSKWTMNTALHHKSPPRSWLGIRLRLNEKAAQEEECVECQHPDCTERRRASKVCHHPGCQDLNNKSPLHLCESCDSRCHSDETDSMHFDRHPRFDLQPQSSILARNVSTRSCPPRTSPPSDLDEEEESGTEKGERKVGPMKIRKKPRRRYTDDPTKECFTLKFDLNVDIITEIVPALKKKTLREVLGPVFERKGVELSRVDLFLDQSNTPLSLSFEAYPFGGHYIKVKARPGDELKVEKEVKESSTLPNMKISVGGSPYILNPSHDKVEHGSLTHQESVDLLGQVHARRRKNMTEFLGDANIPSPDSLAQLGGSLPTMALSGYDKHKNRSASRFSGFFFPSYKEVDRVEQLNSKLQVYSCHGLPKMHPQLSFHHDSWEEEEVEPDLTLEESWQGLLENPETLSRRQFHQQEAIWELLHTEATYIKKLKVITDLFLCGLLNLQDCGLLNEVEPAKLFNNIQDLVRVHTALWSQVMVPALQKARQDRSLLDPTDLLPGFQTFASRFQPYMRYCMEEESCMEYMRAQLRDNELYRIYITWAEGNKQCNRLKLTDMLAKPHQRLTKYPLLLKTILKKTDDPAAKDLLLSMVACVESFINSVDSQMRQRQERQKLAATSARVETYEAVEGASEEVERILKEFNHMDLTAPMIDVSPEETRQLLLEGALRMKEGKDSRMEVYCFLFTDLLLITKPVKRLEKVKVIRQPLLLHNVVCKELKDPGSFVLIYLNEFKSAVAAYSFQANSAPQGRAWIDTISTVKTQLQRLRCEEARRHQAGQKPMLVKEEEEDGGEQSSNSTASSPRLGSKGQLNTGNSDGSTETLSVMETEDSGACSDLQTDSDTLPSSLPSSVELQPSQHAPEGSDLDPDHRSLSMDSAYGTLSPELLLDLQNQTPSSEQEETEGDSGAVAVEDEEKEDEEDEESDDRSSSDSRVSVASHLKPRRRPPVQFRMHCLQKLENKSHSEDNLLQRVNGEDTQGTGEDVARGSDAPYQLGLEWAEGLAHSKSLTELSIANTEPSHQIETERTQSERLAHSLPSYVFRNTLRRRNYKKDKKKDVKDRSGSDGEITPPRSHEETCGASEDDLGSGKKSQQHKKLTVAQLYKIRTTLVLNSTLTASEV
- the plekhg5b gene encoding pleckstrin homology domain-containing family G member 5 isoform X3, with protein sequence MHTHRMTCDPQSSGGAGAHVFVCLPQVCHHPGCQDLNNKSPLHLCESCDSRCHSDETDSMHFDRHPRFDLQPQSSILARNVSTRSCPPRTSPPSDLDEEEESGTEKGERKVGPMKIRKKPRRRYTDDPTKECFTLKFDLNVDIITEIVPALKKKTLREVLGPVFERKGVELSRVDLFLDQSNTPLSLSFEAYPFGGHYIKVKARPGDELKVEKEVKESSTLPNMKISVGGSPYILNPSHDKVEHGSLTHQESVDLLGQVHARRRKNMTEFLGDANIPSPDSLAQLGGSLPTMALSGYDKHKNRSASRFSGFFFPSYKEVDRVEQLNSKLQVYSCHGLPKMHPQLSFHHDSWEEEEVEPDLTLEESWQGLLENPETLSRRQFHQQEAIWELLHTEATYIKKLKVITDLFLCGLLNLQDCGLLNEVEPAKLFNNIQDLVRVHTALWSQVMVPALQKARQDRSLLDPTDLLPGFQTFASRFQPYMRYCMEEESCMEYMRAQLRDNELYRIYITWAEGNKQCNRLKLTDMLAKPHQRLTKYPLLLKTILKKTDDPAAKDLLLSMVACVESFINSVDSQMRQRQERQKLAATSARVETYEAVEGASEEVERILKEFNHMDLTAPMIDVSPEETRQLLLEGALRMKEGKDSRMEVYCFLFTDLLLITKPVKRLEKVKVIRQPLLLHNVVCKELKDPGSFVLIYLNEFKSAVAAYSFQANSAPQGRAWIDTISTVKTQLQRLRCEEARRHQAGQKPMLVKEEEEDGGEQSSNSTASSPRLGSKGQLNTGNSDGSTETLSVMETEDSGACSDLQTDSDTLPSSLPSSVELQPSQHAPEGSDLDPDHRSLSMDSAYGTLSPELLLDLQNQTPSSEQEETEGDSGAVAVEDEEKEDEEDEESDDRSSSDSRVSVASHLKPRRRPPVQFRMHCLQKLENKSHSEDNLLQRVNGEDTQGTGEDVARGSDAPYQLGLEWAEGLAHSKSLTELSIANTEPSHQIETERTQSERLAHSLPSYVFRNTLRRRNYKKDKKKDVKDRSGSDGEITPPRSHEETCGASEDDLGSGKKSQQHKKLTVAQLYKIRTTLVLNSTLTASEV